A region of Athene noctua chromosome 12, bAthNoc1.hap1.1, whole genome shotgun sequence DNA encodes the following proteins:
- the FLT4 gene encoding vascular endothelial growth factor receptor 3 isoform X5: protein MKRVCTLPLWLWLGIVSEADLVSSYSMTPPTLSITEEEHVINAKDMLTITCRGQHPLEWSWPGGKVDPAGKEKETELVASAAPSSGQAIREEDCEGTGTKPYCKVLVLTETQANDTGYYRCYYKYIDAKIEGTTAVSTYVFVRDFEQPFINKPETLLISKKENTWVPCLVSIPDLNVTLISQNSLIHPDGKSTFWDNKKGVQVPTHLIRDSLFVQCEAVIDKKIFKSNFFIIHIAGSELYDIQLYPKKAMELLVGEKLVLNCTVWAEFNSGVRFQWTYPGKQTQRAVTEPERRSLQTHTELSSILTLHNVSQQDLGKYTCTATNGAQMLEESTDVIVHEKPFINVEWRKGPVIEATAGDEAVKLPVKVVAYPPPDFQWYKDGKLIPKQSQSSMQIKDVSEQHAGTYTLVLRNRLAGLEKHISLQLIVNVPPRIHEKEASSPSIYSRRSPQALTCTVYGIPAPEVIQWQWRPWMPCRMFSRRSLRHRAARRHQRDRMPECKDWKDVSQQDAVNPIESIDTWVEFVEGRNKTVSKLAIQEANVSVMYKCIASNKVGRDERLIYFYVTTIPDGFEIESQPSEEPIEGQDLQLSCNADNYTYENLQWYRLNLSKLHDEEGNPLVLDCKNVHHYATKMQGELRFQPDSNDATLLLTIPNISLGEEGDYVCEVQNRKTREKHCHKKYISVQALEIPRLKQNLTDIWVNISDSIEMRCKVDGNHIPEISWYKDEKLVEEVSGIDLADFNQRLSIQRVREEDAGLYLCSVCNAKGCVNSSASVSVEGSDDRTNVEIVILIGTGIIAVFFWILLILIFCNIKRPAHADIKTGYLSIIMDPGEVPLEEQCEYLPYDSSKWEFPRDRLRLGKVLGHGAFGKVVEASAFGINKSNSCETVAVKMLKEGATASEHKALMSELKILIHIGNHLNVVNLLGACTKPNGPLMVIVEFCKYGNLSNYLRTKREGFSPYREKSPRLRIQVQSIVEAVRADRRSRSGTSDSAIFNRFLMHKSQPAQPIQEVDDLWQSPLTMEDLICYSFQVARGMEFLASRKCIHRDLAARNILLSENNVVKICDFGLARDIYKDPDYVRKGSARLPLKWMAPESIFDKVYTTQSDVWSFGVLLWEIFSLGASPYPGVQINEEFCQRLKDGTRMRAPEYATAEIYRIMLSCWHGDPKERPTFSDLVEILGNLLQENVQQEGKDYIPLNDSHSSEDDGFSQVPSSAQQNSDEEDFDMRIRCHSLAARYYNCVSFPGCLTGGNQIRCPSRIKTFEEFPMTHTMFKAHPDNQTDSGMVLASEEFERIENRHRKEGGFSSKGPSRTAELPGEQSDLRGRCRPLYVSQVGGQTFYNSEYGELSEHSEDGSCTPPGEGASPPTLHASFFSEQY from the exons ATCTGGTGAGCAGCTATTCTATGACCCCCCCTACTCTTAGCATCACCGAGGAGGAACACGTCATCAACGCCAAGGATATGCTGACCATCACCTGCAG AGGCCAGCACCCCTTGGAGTGGTCGTGGCCCGGGGGTAAGGTGGACCCTGCCGGGAAGGAGAAGGAGACTGAGTTGGTGGCCTCAGCAGCCCCCAGCAGTGGCCAGGCAATCCGAGAAGAAGATTGCGAGGGGACCGGCACGAAGCCATACTGCAAAGTCCTGGTGCTGACAGAGACCCAGGCGAACGACACAGGTTACTACCGCTGCTACTACAAGTATATTGATGCCAAAATCGAGGGCACCACAGCAGTCAGCACCTACGTGTTTGTGAGAG ATTTTGAACAGCCATTTATCAACAAGCCGGAGACCCTCCTCATCAGCAAGAAGGAGAACACTTGGGTACCATGCCTCGTGTCCATCCCAGATCTTAACGTCACACTGATCTCG CAAAATTCCCTCATCCACCCTGATGGGAAAAGCACTTTCTGGGACAACAAGAAGGGAGTGCAAGTACCCACACACTTGATCAGGGACTCCTTGTTTGTCCAGTGTGAGGCTGTCATCGACAAGAAGATCTTCAAATCCAATTTCTTCATCATCCATATAGCAG GGAGCGAGCTGTACGATATCCAGCTGTATCCCAAGAAAGCCATGGAGCTGCTAGTGGGAGAGAAGCTGGTCTTGAACTGCACAGTGTGGGCTGAGTTCAACTCTGGCGTCCGCTTCCAGTGGACCTACCCTGGCAAACAG ACGCAGCGGGCAGTGACGGAGCCTGAGCGCCGGTCCCTGCAGACACACACGGAGCTCTCCAGTATCCTGACCCTCCACAACGTCAGCCAGCAGGACCTGGGCAAGTACACGTGCACCGCCACCAACGGTGCCCAGATGCTGGAAGAGAGCACCGACGTCATCGTGCACG aaaagcCCTTCATCAACGTAGAGTGGAGGAAGGGCCCAGTGATAGAAGCCACTGCAGGAGACGAAGCCGTGAAGCTGCCAGTGAAAGTCGTGGCTTACCCCCCACCAGACTTCCAGTG GTACAAGGACGGGAAGCTAATTCCCAAGCAATCTCAATCTTCAATGCAGATCAAGGATGTGTCGGAGCAGCACGCTGGGACATACACGCTGGTTCTGCGGAACAGGCTGGCGGGGCTGGAGAAGCACATCAGCCTCCAGTTAATCGTCAACG TTCCTCCGCGCATCCATGAGAAGGAAGCCTCTTCCCCCAGCATCTACTCCCGGAGGAGCCCCCAGGCCCTCACCTGCACAGTCTATGGCATCCCAGCGCCGGAGGTGATCCAGTGGCAGTGGAGGCCGTGGATGCCCTGTCGGATGTTCTCCCGACGCAGCCT CAGGCACCGGGCAGCAAGGCGACATCAGCGTGACCGGATGCCTGAGTGCAAGGACTGGAAAGATGTGTCACAGCAGGACGCGGTGAACCCCATCGAGAGCATTGACACCTGGGTGGAGTTCGTGGAGGGGCGGAACAAG ACAGTCAGCAAACTGGCCATCCAGGAGGCCAACGTCTCAGTCATGTACAAGTGTATCGCCTCTAATAAAGTGGGTCGAGACGAGCGGCTGATTTACTTCTACGTGACCA CCATTCCGGACGGGTTTGAGATTGAGTCCCAGCCCTCGGAAGAGCCCATAGAGGGGCAGGACCTACAGCTGAGCTGCAATGCAGACAACTACACCTACGAGAACCTGCAGTGGTATCGGCTGAACCTCTCCAAGCTCCATGACGAGGAGGGCAACCCCCTCGTGCTGGACTGCAAGAACGTCCACCACTACGCCACCAAGATGCAGGGGGAGCTGCGCTTCCAGCCTGACTCCAATGACGCGACCTTGCTGCTCACCATCCCCAACATCTCCCTGGGCGAGGAGGGAGACTACGTGTGTGAGGTGCAGAACAGGAAGACCCGGGAGAAGCACTGCCACAAGAAATACATCTCTGTGCAGG ccctggaAATCCCCCGCCTCAAGCAGAACCTGACAGACATTTGGGTGAACATCAGCGACTCCATAGAGATGCGCTGTAAGGTGGATGGCAACCACATTCCTGAAATCAGCTGGTACAAAGACGAGAAACTGGTGGAAGAAGTGTCAG GGATTGATCTGGCGGACTTCAACCAGAGGCTGAGCATTCAGAGGGTGAGGGAGGAGGATGCTGGGCTCTACCTGTGCAGCGTCTGCAACGCTAAGGGCTGTGTGAACTCCTCGGCCAGCGTCTCTGTGGAAG GCTCTGATGACAGGACCAATGTGGAGATTGTCATCCTGATTGGGACTGGGattattgctgttttcttctggatCCTCCTTATCCTTATCTTCTGTAACATCAAAAGG CCTGCCCACGCAGACATCAAGACAGGCTACCTCTCCATCATCATGGACCCTGGCGAGGTGCCCTTGGAGGAGCAGTGTGAGTACCTGCCCTATGATTCCAGCAAGTGGGAGTTCCCACGAGACCGCCTGCGCCTAG GTAAAGTCCTGGGCCACGGTGCCTTTGGGAAGGTGGTGGAAGCATCGGCATTTGGGATCAATAAAAGTAACAGCTGTGAGACCGTAGCAGTCAAAATGCTGAAAG AGGGAGCTACCGCAAGCGAGCACAAGGCACTGATGTCAGAGCTGAAGATCCTCATTCACATCGGGAATCATCTCAACGTAGTGAATTTGCTGGGTGCCTGTACCAAACCCAATG GTCCGCTCATGGTTATTGTTGAGTTCTGCAAGTATGGAAACCTCTCCAACTACCTGCGGACCAAGCGGGAAGGATTCAGTCCTTACAGG GAGAAGTCTCCCAGGCTGCGTATTCAGGTCCAGTCCATCGTGGAGGCAGTGAGGGCAGACAGGAGGAGTCGTTCTGGGACTAGCGACAGCGCTATCTTCAACCGCTTTCTGATGCACAAGAGCCAGCCAGCGCAGCCGATCCAGGAAG TGGATGACTTGTGGCAAAGTCCCTTGACAATGGAAGACCTGATCTGCTACAGCTTCCAGGTAGCACGTGGCATGGAGTTCCTGGCATCCCGGAAG TGCATCCACAGAGACCTGGCAGCTCGCAATATCCTGCTGTCAGAGAACAATGTGGTAAAGATCTGTGACTTCGGCCTGGCCCGGGATATCTACAAGGACCCTGACTATGTCAGGAAAGGCAGT GCCCGTCTCCCACTGAAGTGGATGGCTCCAGAGAGCATCTTCGACAAGGTCTACACTACCCAGAGTGATGTCTGGTCCTTTGGGGTCCTTCTCTGGGAAATCTTCTCGCTAG GGGCATCTCCATACCCTGGAGTCCAGATCAACGAGGAATTCTGTCAGAGGCTCAAAGATGGTACCAGGATGAGAGCCCCAGAGTATGCCACAGCAGAAAT TTACCGTATAATGCTGAGCTGCTGGCACGGTGATCCCAAGGAGAGACCAACCTTCTCTGACCTGGTGGAGATACTGGGGAACCTTCTTCAGGAAAACGTCCAGCAG GAAGGGAAAGATTACATCCCGCTGAATGACTCTCACAGCTCAGAAGATGATGGTTTCTCCCAGGTGCCTTCCTCTGCCCAGCAAAACTCAGATGAAGAGGACTTTGACATGAGGATACGCTGCCACAGCCTAGCAGCAAG ATACTACAACTGTGTCTCATTCCCTGGTTGTTTGACGGGAGGAAATCAGATCAGGTGTCCATCCAGGATAAAGACATTTGAAGAGTTTCCCATGACACATACAATGTTCAAGGCACACCCG GACAATCAGACAGACAGTGGGATGGTTCTGGCATCTGAGGAATTTGAGAGGATAGAAAACCGACACAGAAAAGAAGGTGGATTCAG caGTAAAGGGCCCAGCCGAACTGCGGAGCTGCCAGGGGAACAGTCAGACCTGCGGGGCAGATGTCGGCCGTTGTACGTGTCCCAAGTCGGAGGCCAGACTTTTTACAACAGTGAATACGGGGAGCTGTCAGAACACTCTGAGGACGGCAGCTGCACCCCGCCTGGAGAGGGGGCCAGTCCCCCCACTCTCCACGCTTCCTTCTTCTCTGAGCAGTACTAA
- the FLT4 gene encoding vascular endothelial growth factor receptor 3 isoform X2 produces the protein MKRVCTLPLWLWLGIVSEADLVSSYSMTPPTLSITEEEHVINAKDMLTITCRGQHPLEWSWPGGKVDPAGKEKETELVASAAPSSGQAIREEDCEGTGTKPYCKVLVLTETQANDTGYYRCYYKYIDAKIEGTTAVSTYVFVRDFEQPFINKPETLLISKKENTWVPCLVSIPDLNVTLISQNSLIHPDGKSTFWDNKKGVQVPTHLIRDSLFVQCEAVIDKKIFKSNFFIIHIAGSELYDIQLYPKKAMELLVGEKLVLNCTVWAEFNSGVRFQWTYPGKQTQRAVTEPERRSLQTHTELSSILTLHNVSQQDLGKYTCTATNGAQMLEESTDVIVHEKPFINVEWRKGPVIEATAGDEAVKLPVKVVAYPPPDFQWYKDGKLIPKQSQSSMQIKDVSEQHAGTYTLVLRNRLAGLEKHISLQLIVNVPPRIHEKEASSPSIYSRRSPQALTCTVYGIPAPEVIQWQWRPWMPCRMFSRRSLNSRHRAARRHQRDRMPECKDWKDVSQQDAVNPIESIDTWVEFVEGRNKTVSKLAIQEANVSVMYKCIASNKVGRDERLIYFYVTTIPDGFEIESQPSEEPIEGQDLQLSCNADNYTYENLQWYRLNLSKLHDEEGNPLVLDCKNVHHYATKMQGELRFQPDSNDATLLLTIPNISLGEEGDYVCEVQNRKTREKHCHKKYISVQALEIPRLKQNLTDIWVNISDSIEMRCKVDGNHIPEISWYKDEKLVEEVSGIDLADFNQRLSIQRVREEDAGLYLCSVCNAKGCVNSSASVSVEGSDDRTNVEIVILIGTGIIAVFFWILLILIFCNIKRPAHADIKTGYLSIIMDPGEVPLEEQCEYLPYDSSKWEFPRDRLRLGKVLGHGAFGKVVEASAFGINKSNSCETVAVKMLKEGATASEHKALMSELKILIHIGNHLNVVNLLGACTKPNGPLMVIVEFCKYGNLSNYLRTKREGFSPYREKSPRLRIQVQSIVEAVRADRRSRSGTSDSAIFNRFLMHKSQPAQPIQEVDDLWQSPLTMEDLICYSFQVARGMEFLASRKCIHRDLAARNILLSENNVVKICDFGLARDIYKDPDYVRKGSARLPLKWMAPESIFDKVYTTQSDVWSFGVLLWEIFSLGASPYPGVQINEEFCQRLKDGTRMRAPEYATAEIYRIMLSCWHGDPKERPTFSDLVEILGNLLQENVQQEGKDYIPLNDSHSSEDDGFSQVPSSAQQNSDEEDFDMRIRCHSLAARYYNCVSFPGCLTGGNQIRCPSRIKTFEEFPMTHTMFKAHPDNQTDSGMVLASEEFERIENRHRKEGGFSSKGPSRTAELPGEQSDLRGRCRPLYVSQVGGQTFYNSEYGELSEHSEDGSCTPPGEGASPPTLHASFFSEQY, from the exons ATCTGGTGAGCAGCTATTCTATGACCCCCCCTACTCTTAGCATCACCGAGGAGGAACACGTCATCAACGCCAAGGATATGCTGACCATCACCTGCAG AGGCCAGCACCCCTTGGAGTGGTCGTGGCCCGGGGGTAAGGTGGACCCTGCCGGGAAGGAGAAGGAGACTGAGTTGGTGGCCTCAGCAGCCCCCAGCAGTGGCCAGGCAATCCGAGAAGAAGATTGCGAGGGGACCGGCACGAAGCCATACTGCAAAGTCCTGGTGCTGACAGAGACCCAGGCGAACGACACAGGTTACTACCGCTGCTACTACAAGTATATTGATGCCAAAATCGAGGGCACCACAGCAGTCAGCACCTACGTGTTTGTGAGAG ATTTTGAACAGCCATTTATCAACAAGCCGGAGACCCTCCTCATCAGCAAGAAGGAGAACACTTGGGTACCATGCCTCGTGTCCATCCCAGATCTTAACGTCACACTGATCTCG CAAAATTCCCTCATCCACCCTGATGGGAAAAGCACTTTCTGGGACAACAAGAAGGGAGTGCAAGTACCCACACACTTGATCAGGGACTCCTTGTTTGTCCAGTGTGAGGCTGTCATCGACAAGAAGATCTTCAAATCCAATTTCTTCATCATCCATATAGCAG GGAGCGAGCTGTACGATATCCAGCTGTATCCCAAGAAAGCCATGGAGCTGCTAGTGGGAGAGAAGCTGGTCTTGAACTGCACAGTGTGGGCTGAGTTCAACTCTGGCGTCCGCTTCCAGTGGACCTACCCTGGCAAACAG ACGCAGCGGGCAGTGACGGAGCCTGAGCGCCGGTCCCTGCAGACACACACGGAGCTCTCCAGTATCCTGACCCTCCACAACGTCAGCCAGCAGGACCTGGGCAAGTACACGTGCACCGCCACCAACGGTGCCCAGATGCTGGAAGAGAGCACCGACGTCATCGTGCACG aaaagcCCTTCATCAACGTAGAGTGGAGGAAGGGCCCAGTGATAGAAGCCACTGCAGGAGACGAAGCCGTGAAGCTGCCAGTGAAAGTCGTGGCTTACCCCCCACCAGACTTCCAGTG GTACAAGGACGGGAAGCTAATTCCCAAGCAATCTCAATCTTCAATGCAGATCAAGGATGTGTCGGAGCAGCACGCTGGGACATACACGCTGGTTCTGCGGAACAGGCTGGCGGGGCTGGAGAAGCACATCAGCCTCCAGTTAATCGTCAACG TTCCTCCGCGCATCCATGAGAAGGAAGCCTCTTCCCCCAGCATCTACTCCCGGAGGAGCCCCCAGGCCCTCACCTGCACAGTCTATGGCATCCCAGCGCCGGAGGTGATCCAGTGGCAGTGGAGGCCGTGGATGCCCTGTCGGATGTTCTCCCGACGCAGCCT CAATAGCAGGCACCGGGCAGCAAGGCGACATCAGCGTGACCGGATGCCTGAGTGCAAGGACTGGAAAGATGTGTCACAGCAGGACGCGGTGAACCCCATCGAGAGCATTGACACCTGGGTGGAGTTCGTGGAGGGGCGGAACAAG ACAGTCAGCAAACTGGCCATCCAGGAGGCCAACGTCTCAGTCATGTACAAGTGTATCGCCTCTAATAAAGTGGGTCGAGACGAGCGGCTGATTTACTTCTACGTGACCA CCATTCCGGACGGGTTTGAGATTGAGTCCCAGCCCTCGGAAGAGCCCATAGAGGGGCAGGACCTACAGCTGAGCTGCAATGCAGACAACTACACCTACGAGAACCTGCAGTGGTATCGGCTGAACCTCTCCAAGCTCCATGACGAGGAGGGCAACCCCCTCGTGCTGGACTGCAAGAACGTCCACCACTACGCCACCAAGATGCAGGGGGAGCTGCGCTTCCAGCCTGACTCCAATGACGCGACCTTGCTGCTCACCATCCCCAACATCTCCCTGGGCGAGGAGGGAGACTACGTGTGTGAGGTGCAGAACAGGAAGACCCGGGAGAAGCACTGCCACAAGAAATACATCTCTGTGCAGG ccctggaAATCCCCCGCCTCAAGCAGAACCTGACAGACATTTGGGTGAACATCAGCGACTCCATAGAGATGCGCTGTAAGGTGGATGGCAACCACATTCCTGAAATCAGCTGGTACAAAGACGAGAAACTGGTGGAAGAAGTGTCAG GGATTGATCTGGCGGACTTCAACCAGAGGCTGAGCATTCAGAGGGTGAGGGAGGAGGATGCTGGGCTCTACCTGTGCAGCGTCTGCAACGCTAAGGGCTGTGTGAACTCCTCGGCCAGCGTCTCTGTGGAAG GCTCTGATGACAGGACCAATGTGGAGATTGTCATCCTGATTGGGACTGGGattattgctgttttcttctggatCCTCCTTATCCTTATCTTCTGTAACATCAAAAGG CCTGCCCACGCAGACATCAAGACAGGCTACCTCTCCATCATCATGGACCCTGGCGAGGTGCCCTTGGAGGAGCAGTGTGAGTACCTGCCCTATGATTCCAGCAAGTGGGAGTTCCCACGAGACCGCCTGCGCCTAG GTAAAGTCCTGGGCCACGGTGCCTTTGGGAAGGTGGTGGAAGCATCGGCATTTGGGATCAATAAAAGTAACAGCTGTGAGACCGTAGCAGTCAAAATGCTGAAAG AGGGAGCTACCGCAAGCGAGCACAAGGCACTGATGTCAGAGCTGAAGATCCTCATTCACATCGGGAATCATCTCAACGTAGTGAATTTGCTGGGTGCCTGTACCAAACCCAATG GTCCGCTCATGGTTATTGTTGAGTTCTGCAAGTATGGAAACCTCTCCAACTACCTGCGGACCAAGCGGGAAGGATTCAGTCCTTACAGG GAGAAGTCTCCCAGGCTGCGTATTCAGGTCCAGTCCATCGTGGAGGCAGTGAGGGCAGACAGGAGGAGTCGTTCTGGGACTAGCGACAGCGCTATCTTCAACCGCTTTCTGATGCACAAGAGCCAGCCAGCGCAGCCGATCCAGGAAG TGGATGACTTGTGGCAAAGTCCCTTGACAATGGAAGACCTGATCTGCTACAGCTTCCAGGTAGCACGTGGCATGGAGTTCCTGGCATCCCGGAAG TGCATCCACAGAGACCTGGCAGCTCGCAATATCCTGCTGTCAGAGAACAATGTGGTAAAGATCTGTGACTTCGGCCTGGCCCGGGATATCTACAAGGACCCTGACTATGTCAGGAAAGGCAGT GCCCGTCTCCCACTGAAGTGGATGGCTCCAGAGAGCATCTTCGACAAGGTCTACACTACCCAGAGTGATGTCTGGTCCTTTGGGGTCCTTCTCTGGGAAATCTTCTCGCTAG GGGCATCTCCATACCCTGGAGTCCAGATCAACGAGGAATTCTGTCAGAGGCTCAAAGATGGTACCAGGATGAGAGCCCCAGAGTATGCCACAGCAGAAAT TTACCGTATAATGCTGAGCTGCTGGCACGGTGATCCCAAGGAGAGACCAACCTTCTCTGACCTGGTGGAGATACTGGGGAACCTTCTTCAGGAAAACGTCCAGCAG GAAGGGAAAGATTACATCCCGCTGAATGACTCTCACAGCTCAGAAGATGATGGTTTCTCCCAGGTGCCTTCCTCTGCCCAGCAAAACTCAGATGAAGAGGACTTTGACATGAGGATACGCTGCCACAGCCTAGCAGCAAG ATACTACAACTGTGTCTCATTCCCTGGTTGTTTGACGGGAGGAAATCAGATCAGGTGTCCATCCAGGATAAAGACATTTGAAGAGTTTCCCATGACACATACAATGTTCAAGGCACACCCG GACAATCAGACAGACAGTGGGATGGTTCTGGCATCTGAGGAATTTGAGAGGATAGAAAACCGACACAGAAAAGAAGGTGGATTCAG caGTAAAGGGCCCAGCCGAACTGCGGAGCTGCCAGGGGAACAGTCAGACCTGCGGGGCAGATGTCGGCCGTTGTACGTGTCCCAAGTCGGAGGCCAGACTTTTTACAACAGTGAATACGGGGAGCTGTCAGAACACTCTGAGGACGGCAGCTGCACCCCGCCTGGAGAGGGGGCCAGTCCCCCCACTCTCCACGCTTCCTTCTTCTCTGAGCAGTACTAA